DNA sequence from the Candidatus Nezhaarchaeota archaeon genome:
TGATCCCTTAGGCGTAGAGCCTCCGCTTATCAACACCCCCCTGGCCCCCCTCTCGTAGGCCCTTAGGCAGGCCTCGTAGAGCCTAGGGGGGGTCGTCGCGGGTATCATGTGCCTCAGGATGAGGCCCCGGCAGTGCTCGCAGTTTAAGGCGCAGCTAGAGCCCGTAATAGAGATGGCTGGGTAGTCCCAGGGGGAGTTTCGGAGCCCTCCTACTTCGTAGTGCCTAAAGCCCGGGGCGTATAGCCATACTTCCCTGCCCCTCCTAAGCCTCTCGGCCCTCTCTAAGAGCTCTCCTAGGCCTCGGCGGCTGAGGCCCTCTACTTCGCCGCCCACTGGCGCGCACCCGCCTTTTCAACGAGCTCTACGTAAGCCTCCACTAGGCCCCTAGACCTATTGAAGATGGCCCTCAGGGCCTCTAGGTCGTCGCGGCAGTGCTCCTCGATGGCCCTCAGGGCCTCGCTATCTCCGCTCAGCGCCCTTAGGTATAGAGGGGGCATGTCGCTCCCCTTGAGCTCCACCCTCTTGGGGATCTTGAGGAACTTGGCTACGTCGTCTAGGCCGTAGCGCCCCAGCCTAACGTGCTCCCTGAATACCCTAAAGAGGTCTACGTGCCTAGGCTTTAGGAGCGGGCTCGGGTCGACGCCGTTCGCCAGGGCCCTGGCGATGAGCATGGGAACGTCGAAGCCAGCCCCGTTCCAAGTGACCACGGTGTCGAACCTAGAGGCCTCCTCAACGGCCTCAGCCACCACCCTCGCCTCCTCGCTTATCGAGGAGGCGAAGACGTGGCGCCACGACCCGTCTTCGTACATGAAGCCCACCCCGACGATGAAGGAGGACTCTGCCTCGAGGCCTGTGGACTCTACGTCCATGAAGACCACCCTGCCTAGCTTAGACAGAGAGCCTCCCTCCTAGCCTCTAGCGCCCTCCTCCTTAAGCTATAGGTGAGCTTAAGCAGCTTAACTATAACGTCCGCCCTAAGCTTAGAGGTTCCTTCGTAGCGCCCCTCGTAGGCCAGCTTCTCCATCCCTAGGTCGTAGCACGTCAGCCCCTCGGTGGTGACTATGAGGCCGGGCAGGCCTATGCGCTCAAAGTCCTCCATGCGCTTCTCGTAGAAAGCCTCGCAGCAGCTACCTATCCAGGCCTCCTCCCCAGCCTCCTTAAGCCCAGTCAGCGTACGCTCTAGGTGCTCGTAGTTAACTATGGTCACCGGGCTAAAGCCTAGCTTAAGGGCCTCTCCATAGACCTCCGTGAACGAGCAGCGGCCGCACAGTGAGCAGCCCTGGCTCCACCTAAACTCACAGTCTAAGGGCTTGGCGCAGTAGGGGAGCAGTAAGTAGCTCGCCCTACTAAGTACGTACTCAGCTGGGCGTAGTACTTCTATTAGGCAGTCCGCCTCGTCGCTCGTCAGCCCTAGCGAGGTGAGCCTGACCTTGCTAGCCGCCTCGACCACGGCCTTAGCTATGTCGCCCGCCTCCACCCCCAGCATCACCCCCCTCCTCAGCCCCTCCTCCACTGCCCTCTCCACCGCCCCCCTATCGATAGGTAGGTGCTTTAGCCTGGCCTCTACCTCGTTGACCAGGCTAGGGGGGTAGGTGAAGAAGTCGCCGGTTATGTAGACGGCCTGGATGACGGGGCCTCTGACGCTGACGGCCGCCCTAATCAGCCCCCCCTTGGCCTTGACCGAGCTGTGAAAGAGCCCCGACTCAGGGACCTTGACTAGCTCGACCCAGCTACTAGAGCTAAAGTAGGGTAGGCGCTCGCGTAGAAGCTCCTCCTCGAGCTCTGTGAGCCCCCCGGGGGTAAAGGAGGCGCCCAGCCTCTCGCTAAGCGCACTGGCCACCGTGGACTTAATGGCCTCTAGGCTAGGGCACACCCCTAGCTCCCAGGCGAGCGTAGTCACCCTGTCCTTGAGCGACTCTACCTCCTTGTCGCTAAGCTTCTTTATCGGTACGCGTAGGCAGCGCAGCATCTCCCGTAAGTCTAGGTCCGTCAGCAAGGTACCCTGGAAGAGGAAGGCGCCCCCCCTAGCCGTTCCACCCGTGCCCGAGACCTTACGCCCCCTGACTTCTATGTCGTTCACCGGCCTATACTTAGCCTCCACCCCCAGCCTCCTGAGCCCCTCGGCCACGGCCTCGCAGATGAACTCGTAGAGCCCCTCTGGCCTGCTGGGGAACGGAGGCTCCCACCTAGCTATTATCTCCCAGCCTAGGTGGCGGGGCTCGAAGTAGACTGCCCCTCCCCCCGTGATCCTCCTGTTCACTTCTACGCCCCTCTCTCGGCAGTAGTCCAGCCTGACCTCCTGCCTCACGTCCTGGTGCAGGCCGACTAAGACGCAGGGCCTCGAGAACCTAAGGAAGCGTAGGGTGTT
Encoded proteins:
- a CDS encoding ribonuclease H-like domain-containing protein; its protein translation is MDVESTGLEAESSFIVGVGFMYEDGSWRHVFASSISEEARVVAEAVEEASRFDTVVTWNGAGFDVPMLIARALANGVDPSPLLKPRHVDLFRVFREHVRLGRYGLDDVAKFLKIPKRVELKGSDMPPLYLRALSGDSEALRAIEEHCRDDLEALRAIFNRSRGLVEAYVELVEKAGARQWAAK
- a CDS encoding radical SAM protein, with the protein product MGGEVEGLSRRGLGELLERAERLRRGREVWLYAPGFRHYEVGGLRNSPWDYPAISITGSSCALNCEHCRGLILRHMIPATTPPRLYEACLRAYERGARGVLISGGSTPKGSVPLKPFLATLRRVKQELRLTLAVHTGLVDSEVARGLAEARVDAAMLD
- a CDS encoding DUF116 domain-containing protein, with the protein product MASWRLLDTGLRGAAENMALDDAILEAVSLGAAPNTLRFLRFSRPCVLVGLHQDVRQEVRLDYCRERGVEVNRRITGGGAVYFEPRHLGWEIIARWEPPFPSRPEGLYEFICEAVAEGLRRLGVEAKYRPVNDIEVRGRKVSGTGGTARGGAFLFQGTLLTDLDLREMLRCLRVPIKKLSDKEVESLKDRVTTLAWELGVCPSLEAIKSTVASALSERLGASFTPGGLTELEEELLRERLPYFSSSSWVELVKVPESGLFHSSVKAKGGLIRAAVSVRGPVIQAVYITGDFFTYPPSLVNEVEARLKHLPIDRGAVERAVEEGLRRGVMLGVEAGDIAKAVVEAASKVRLTSLGLTSDEADCLIEVLRPAEYVLSRASYLLLPYCAKPLDCEFRWSQGCSLCGRCSFTEVYGEALKLGFSPVTIVNYEHLERTLTGLKEAGEEAWIGSCCEAFYEKRMEDFERIGLPGLIVTTEGLTCYDLGMEKLAYEGRYEGTSKLRADVIVKLLKLTYSLRRRALEARREALCLS